A single genomic interval of Rhodospirillales bacterium harbors:
- a CDS encoding NAD-dependent epimerase/dehydratase family protein, with protein MPDVPHIVVTGGNGYIGSRLAFLLRARGARVTVFSRSEGGWALGRSVPVDAFNGIDAIVHLAHQWTGQGPVETDINVVGTRQLLDAARRAGVRRFVFASSVAARPDALNRYGRIKHAIERTLSGPNEITARVGMVYGGRSASQWGTLLRLSQLPVLPMLEPKKAVQPIHLDDLCEGLIQLVLRPSLTRTVYGLCVAQPTTLDAVLRVIARIKHGSNLWIFPIPARLALMLVDVIACIPGLPRVDRERILGIMGLPTVDSAADLRELGIEPRSLDVGLALDARERRRRLLVESRILLAAVVGAAPPGGSMRRYVHAIERFGDGHAIDLPFFAAYAPTWLAAYEPIRCSSKPLVRRLALAVRVATASPIGAKHCYCYAERGILAAVLSLGLVAVREALLLPLRLMLGRIR; from the coding sequence ATGCCGGACGTACCGCACATCGTCGTCACGGGCGGGAACGGCTATATCGGTTCCCGCCTCGCCTTTCTTTTGCGCGCACGCGGCGCGCGAGTGACCGTTTTTAGTCGATCGGAAGGCGGATGGGCGCTTGGCCGATCCGTTCCCGTCGATGCGTTCAACGGCATAGATGCAATCGTTCACCTTGCCCACCAGTGGACCGGCCAAGGCCCAGTCGAAACGGACATCAACGTCGTCGGGACTCGCCAATTGTTGGATGCCGCGCGCCGGGCGGGCGTGCGCCGATTCGTGTTCGCATCTAGCGTCGCAGCGAGGCCCGACGCCCTCAATCGCTATGGCCGAATCAAGCATGCGATCGAAAGGACCCTCTCCGGACCGAATGAAATCACAGCACGGGTCGGTATGGTGTACGGCGGCCGTTCGGCGAGCCAGTGGGGCACGTTGCTGCGCTTGAGCCAGCTGCCGGTGTTGCCGATGTTGGAGCCGAAAAAGGCGGTGCAGCCGATCCATCTCGATGACCTGTGCGAGGGGCTGATACAGCTTGTGTTGCGGCCGTCCCTGACGCGAACCGTATACGGCTTGTGCGTTGCGCAACCGACAACATTGGATGCGGTTCTGAGGGTGATTGCTAGAATCAAGCACGGCTCGAACCTTTGGATTTTTCCGATTCCCGCGCGCCTCGCCCTTATGCTGGTCGATGTCATCGCTTGCATTCCCGGTCTACCACGCGTCGATCGGGAACGCATTCTCGGCATCATGGGGCTGCCGACCGTTGACAGCGCGGCGGATTTACGCGAACTCGGCATCGAGCCACGTTCTCTCGATGTCGGATTGGCGCTTGATGCACGCGAACGCCGTCGACGACTTTTGGTTGAAAGCCGAATTTTGCTGGCGGCGGTTGTTGGCGCGGCCCCACCAGGCGGATCTATGCGACGTTATGTGCACGCGATCGAACGGTTTGGCGATGGTCACGCGATTGATCTTCCATTCTTTGCCGCGTACGCGCCGACATGGCTGGCTGCATACGAACCGATCAGATGTTCCAGCAAACCCTTGGTGCGGCGACTTGCGCTCGCCGTTCGTGTCGCGACTGCAAGTCCGATCGGGGCTAAACATTGTTATTGCTACGCCGAAAGGGGGATACTCGCCGCTGTCCTGAGCTTGGGTCTGGTCGCTGTGCGCGAGGCGCTGTTATTGCCCCTGCGTCTTATGCTCGGCCGCATCCGATGA
- a CDS encoding MBOAT family protein, protein MLFNSYIFLFAFLPAVLILSRWAILAPWRIELLVVASLVFYGYSGSLHAAMLIGEVLLVWLLLRDPDAPLPRTRIALAIVVPLLTLAFFKYRAFIADNIPNGRDWVDQNFSIWGSLILPAGISFFTFEIICLVLDLKSGRIRRMPRLQDFFFYVSFFPHLVAGPILRWSDVEKPIAALPGFRAGPADIKAAVIYVGWGLVMKVLIADPLHREIQPIIAQIGALGWSATAYVVGAYSFQIYFDFYGYSLIAIGLGRLFGFRFPDNFARPYESLNPKEFWRRWHITLGSWLRDYLYFRLGGNRAYVRNILIVFAVCGLWHGAGWNFIAWGLYHAFLIIGYAALRPVWDPLPTLAQKLLTFALVSLGWTLFLFDFDRAWAFFTTAKFGGADGVSETALALLALAAGVCFVIRVERMAETEATGSWLQRIHTVSLAIAAALAVMFVGVSYDFIYFRF, encoded by the coding sequence ATGCTGTTCAATAGCTACATTTTTCTTTTTGCCTTTCTGCCTGCGGTGTTGATTCTGAGCCGCTGGGCCATATTAGCGCCCTGGCGTATCGAGCTGCTCGTCGTCGCGTCACTCGTTTTTTACGGCTATTCCGGCTCGTTACACGCAGCGATGCTGATCGGCGAGGTCTTGCTGGTCTGGCTGCTTCTGCGCGACCCCGATGCACCCTTGCCGCGGACGCGAATCGCGCTTGCCATCGTGGTGCCTCTCTTGACGCTCGCGTTCTTCAAGTATCGCGCGTTCATCGCAGATAATATTCCTAACGGACGTGATTGGGTGGATCAGAATTTTTCGATTTGGGGTAGTTTAATTCTGCCAGCGGGAATCTCTTTCTTCACCTTCGAGATCATCTGCCTGGTCCTCGATCTCAAGTCCGGGCGGATCCGGCGGATGCCCCGGCTGCAAGATTTCTTCTTCTACGTCTCGTTCTTTCCCCATTTGGTGGCGGGGCCAATCCTTCGTTGGAGCGACGTCGAGAAGCCGATTGCCGCCCTACCCGGCTTCCGCGCCGGGCCTGCCGATATCAAGGCCGCCGTCATTTACGTTGGTTGGGGATTAGTGATGAAGGTATTGATCGCCGATCCCCTTCATCGCGAAATTCAACCGATCATCGCGCAAATCGGCGCTCTCGGCTGGAGCGCGACCGCGTACGTCGTCGGTGCCTACAGTTTCCAGATCTATTTTGATTTTTACGGTTATTCGCTCATCGCCATCGGTTTGGGGCGATTATTTGGCTTCCGCTTTCCCGATAATTTTGCCCGTCCGTACGAATCCCTTAACCCCAAAGAATTTTGGCGACGTTGGCACATCACGCTCGGGTCGTGGCTGCGCGATTATCTCTATTTCCGCCTGGGCGGCAATCGTGCTTATGTCCGCAATATCTTGATCGTGTTCGCCGTTTGCGGTTTATGGCATGGAGCGGGGTGGAATTTCATCGCCTGGGGCCTTTATCACGCTTTTTTGATCATCGGTTACGCGGCCCTACGTCCGGTTTGGGATCCGCTGCCAACGCTGGCGCAGAAACTATTGACCTTCGCCCTGGTCTCTCTGGGTTGGACGTTGTTCTTGTTTGACTTTGATCGAGCTTGGGCTTTTTTCACTACCGCTAAGTTCGGTGGGGCGGACGGTGTATCGGAAACCGCCCTTGCCCTGCTTGCGCTCGCCGCTGGCGTTTGTTTCGTAATCCGCGTCGAACGTATGGCAGAGACCGAAGCGACCGGAAGTTGGCTGCAGCGGATCCATACTGTCTCACTGGCTATTGCCGCCGCCCTTGCGGTCATGTTCGTGGGGGTTTCCTATGATTTCATTTACTTCCGCTTTTAA
- a CDS encoding Gfo/Idh/MocA family oxidoreductase, with translation MPDQRAIHIALIGCGRIASHHCRSIAAVPGARLTAVSDLDAAKARALAEEAGVPAYIDYRAMFASHPEIDVAAIITPSGMHYEHSLEILERYGKHVIVEKPTFMRPSQLSAAYAIADQLGLQVFPVFQNRHNKAVRRVKQALDRGELGDIRIVSVRVRWCRPQRYYDLAPWRGTFSHDGGCLSNQGIHHVDLLRHLGGEVSRVAARLCTLGAEIEVEDAAVAIMEYASGAIGTVEVTTAARPDDFEASLSIVGGSGLAQIGGIAVNELQVFTPDPASCATASEDFVGIKGHGAVYGYGHTQMYGDIVAYFRDGTPYPVDRDDAWRTLKLLNAFYRSDESGGWADVDDDAESPRLGRADDSISNLYRTPRRD, from the coding sequence ATGCCTGACCAACGCGCAATTCATATCGCCCTGATCGGCTGCGGCCGGATTGCCAGCCATCATTGCCGTTCCATTGCCGCCGTTCCAGGCGCGCGGCTGACGGCGGTGTCTGATCTCGATGCAGCCAAGGCCCGTGCGCTTGCCGAAGAGGCCGGCGTTCCCGCATATATCGATTATCGCGCCATGTTCGCTTCCCACCCCGAAATTGACGTCGCTGCAATTATTACTCCATCGGGAATGCACTATGAACACTCCCTCGAAATTCTGGAGCGTTACGGCAAGCACGTGATCGTGGAAAAACCGACGTTCATGCGCCCGTCGCAATTAAGCGCGGCGTATGCCATCGCCGATCAGCTTGGACTTCAGGTGTTCCCCGTTTTCCAGAATCGCCATAACAAAGCGGTGCGGCGGGTTAAGCAGGCACTCGATCGGGGCGAGTTGGGCGATATCCGCATCGTTTCCGTACGCGTGCGCTGGTGCCGTCCCCAACGCTATTACGACCTAGCGCCGTGGCGCGGCACTTTTTCCCACGACGGCGGCTGCCTGTCCAACCAGGGAATCCATCATGTTGACCTGCTACGCCATTTGGGTGGAGAAGTTTCGCGCGTTGCGGCGCGTCTCTGCACCCTTGGTGCCGAGATCGAGGTCGAGGACGCCGCAGTCGCAATTATGGAGTACGCTTCCGGTGCAATCGGCACGGTCGAGGTCACGACCGCCGCACGGCCCGACGATTTCGAGGCGTCGTTGTCCATCGTCGGCGGGTCAGGCTTGGCGCAGATCGGCGGAATCGCGGTCAACGAATTGCAGGTTTTTACGCCTGATCCCGCATCCTGCGCCACCGCCAGCGAGGACTTCGTCGGCATCAAAGGACACGGCGCGGTTTATGGCTACGGCCATACCCAAATGTACGGGGATATTGTCGCGTATTTCCGCGACGGTACGCCCTATCCGGTCGACCGCGACGACGCATGGCGGACGCTCAAGCTGCTCAACGCTTTTTACCGCTCCGACGAATCCGGGGGCTGGGCCGATGTCGACGATGACGCTGAATCGCCCAGGCTCGGCCGAGCCGATGACTCGATTTCCAACCTCTATCGGACTCCACGCCGTGACTGA
- a CDS encoding GMC family oxidoreductase — MSEPDIIIVGTGPAGVSVAWPLAEAGWSVLMLEGGKRHSFAPKNSRPSLAELRGDIEGWRHLLGTDLRGLREMDAASPRARHVPLPGLDGEYLTRNRLIPNGFRAIGALVPGGLSLVWGAVVPAFDRTDIEGWPIDHAALQPSLERVAERIGISGSKDDDMATTQGVDIPLQPALPLSACAKSLLRGYDASGRREDFTLGRARNAVLTCDKDGRRACDLGKGCMWGCPRDAVYSSRSDLDRMLVQHDNVRLVDEVVVESLAPRAAGGWEVFGSTSDGGMATFGAVHIVLAAGVLPSTRLALAATSRIDEDRRLLSTPAFVFALVLPRRLGRALETTGFGMAQLAFRLRLSPTPGDEAFGILYDADSFPAADLVERMPFSRRGALDVLGVGLPALMVGLVYLPGGYSRNRARLDPSGTLVIEGGVGDGHAATVRGVARRLARHFRACGGWMVPGSVGFLPPGAEVHYAGTWPMGESTTEDGEICEAPGLFIADGSVIPSLPAKHHTFSMMANADRIGRNLASKLRRDRANR, encoded by the coding sequence ATGAGTGAACCCGATATCATCATTGTCGGAACTGGGCCAGCCGGCGTTTCGGTCGCTTGGCCACTAGCCGAAGCCGGTTGGAGCGTACTGATGTTGGAGGGCGGTAAGCGCCATTCGTTCGCCCCCAAAAACAGTCGACCATCCCTGGCCGAGTTGCGCGGCGATATCGAAGGATGGCGGCATCTTCTCGGTACTGATTTACGGGGGCTGCGCGAAATGGACGCCGCTTCGCCCAGGGCGCGCCACGTGCCGCTGCCCGGCCTTGACGGCGAATATCTTACCCGTAATCGGCTGATACCTAACGGCTTTCGCGCGATCGGCGCGTTGGTTCCAGGTGGATTGTCGTTGGTCTGGGGTGCCGTCGTTCCCGCCTTCGACCGAACCGATATTGAGGGCTGGCCTATCGACCATGCGGCACTGCAGCCTTCGCTCGAGCGCGTCGCCGAACGGATCGGCATATCCGGCAGTAAAGACGATGACATGGCGACGACGCAGGGTGTCGACATTCCGTTGCAGCCGGCATTGCCTTTGTCGGCATGCGCTAAGAGTCTATTGCGGGGCTACGATGCGAGCGGTCGGCGAGAAGACTTCACTCTCGGTCGCGCACGCAACGCCGTCTTGACTTGCGACAAGGACGGTCGCCGAGCATGTGACCTTGGCAAGGGGTGTATGTGGGGATGTCCTCGGGACGCGGTCTATTCGAGCCGGAGTGATCTTGATCGGATGCTTGTACAGCACGACAACGTTCGGCTGGTGGATGAAGTTGTCGTCGAATCCCTTGCGCCGCGTGCTGCCGGTGGCTGGGAGGTATTCGGTTCCACCAGCGATGGCGGAATGGCGACGTTCGGCGCGGTCCATATCGTTCTTGCGGCGGGCGTGCTGCCCTCGACCCGTCTCGCTCTGGCTGCCACCAGCCGAATCGACGAAGATCGCAGGTTGTTGTCGACGCCAGCATTCGTGTTCGCGTTAGTGTTGCCCAGACGTCTCGGCCGTGCCCTCGAAACGACCGGCTTTGGGATGGCGCAGTTGGCGTTCCGCCTGCGTTTGTCACCGACACCGGGTGACGAAGCTTTCGGTATCCTCTATGACGCCGATTCCTTTCCAGCCGCCGATCTGGTTGAGAGAATGCCCTTTAGCCGCCGGGGGGCATTGGATGTGCTCGGGGTCGGCCTGCCGGCACTAATGGTTGGACTTGTCTATCTGCCGGGCGGATACTCGCGCAACCGCGCGCGCCTTGACCCATCGGGAACTCTGGTAATCGAAGGTGGTGTTGGCGACGGCCACGCCGCCACCGTCCGCGGCGTGGCGCGGCGGTTGGCTCGACATTTCCGGGCCTGCGGCGGTTGGATGGTGCCTGGCTCGGTCGGGTTTTTGCCGCCCGGCGCCGAAGTGCATTACGCCGGGACTTGGCCGATGGGCGAATCGACGACCGAAGACGGCGAAATATGCGAAGCTCCGGGCCTGTTCATCGCCGATGGCTCCGTGATACCATCCTTGCCTGCGAAGCATCATACGTTTTCGATGATGGCCAATGCCGACCGGATTGGACGTAATCTGGCATCAAAGCTTCGTCGGGACCGCGCAAATCGCTAG
- the asnB gene encoding asparagine synthase (glutamine-hydrolyzing): protein MCGIAGSIRWDGIDDRAAVGAMTRALAHRGPDAERIIVSGPATLGHRRLAVIDVDHAADQPMQDEASGCWIILNGEIYNYRELRRELEAKGCIFHTRSDTEVLLQGLVHHGEAFLARLIGMFAFAFWNPARRELMVARDRLGKKPLYIQCGNGAVLFASELSALCRHPLAATQLDPVALGHFATLGYTLTERCIFAGIDKLPPAHFALIREGESLKPRCYWDLSAAFRIKTHHRSPEEAAEKLGALFDDAVRLRLAADVPLGAFLSGGIDSAAVVESMGRLGGRDKIKTYTIDFEHKAFSEAAGAAETARALGVNNAVRTSNVDTPDSLVRAIGYCDEPFADTSIIPFFHLSAFARESVTVALGGDGGDELFAGYVTYVADRLQRIGRVIPNGIASLLQRGVDAMVRPSFGKVSFDYKLSRFLSGIGLPPDRAHCSWRVLFDGSERSRLFHPEHHRAIEADPFHFHIAHFAALADVHWLDRAQYVDIKTWLVDDILVKADRMSMAHGLEVRSPLLDHRLVEFAAALPPEWKLNGFQGKWLFRRYLGKRLPTVVLGRPKSGFNAPVSHWLVGSMRELARAATESPALREWVEPSAVDMLWREHESRRRDHGFRLFALMSLGLWLEKTAAASTRPTAAPS from the coding sequence ATGTGCGGCATTGCTGGCAGCATTCGATGGGATGGCATCGACGACCGCGCGGCGGTTGGCGCGATGACACGCGCGTTGGCCCATCGCGGCCCAGACGCGGAAAGAATTATCGTCTCCGGTCCGGCGACGCTCGGTCATCGGCGGCTGGCGGTGATCGATGTCGATCATGCCGCAGACCAACCGATGCAGGACGAAGCCAGCGGTTGTTGGATCATTCTCAACGGTGAAATTTACAACTACCGCGAACTGCGCCGGGAGCTGGAGGCGAAGGGCTGCATCTTCCACACTCGATCAGACACCGAAGTGTTACTGCAAGGACTGGTTCACCATGGTGAGGCCTTTCTCGCTCGCTTGATCGGCATGTTCGCATTCGCCTTCTGGAATCCCGCTCGCCGTGAATTGATGGTCGCCCGTGATCGGCTGGGCAAGAAGCCGCTTTACATTCAATGCGGTAACGGTGCTGTTCTGTTCGCTTCCGAACTTTCGGCGCTATGTCGCCATCCGCTCGCGGCGACCCAACTCGATCCGGTCGCACTCGGGCATTTCGCCACGCTCGGTTACACCCTGACGGAGCGCTGCATCTTCGCCGGCATTGACAAACTGCCGCCCGCACATTTTGCGCTCATCCGCGAGGGGGAATCCCTCAAGCCCCGCTGCTATTGGGATTTGTCCGCCGCCTTTAGGATTAAAACTCACCATCGTTCTCCCGAAGAAGCGGCCGAGAAGTTGGGTGCCCTGTTCGATGATGCGGTTCGCTTACGTTTGGCGGCCGACGTACCATTGGGAGCGTTTCTTTCGGGTGGTATCGATTCCGCCGCCGTTGTCGAGTCTATGGGTCGGCTTGGCGGCCGCGACAAGATCAAGACCTACACCATCGATTTCGAGCATAAAGCCTTTTCCGAGGCAGCAGGTGCCGCCGAAACTGCCCGTGCTCTCGGTGTCAACAATGCCGTGCGGACTTCCAACGTCGACACCCCTGACTCGCTTGTCCGAGCCATTGGATATTGCGACGAGCCTTTCGCCGATACTTCGATAATTCCTTTCTTCCATCTTTCCGCCTTCGCCCGCGAATCAGTAACTGTCGCACTGGGTGGGGATGGCGGCGATGAGTTATTCGCAGGTTATGTTACCTATGTCGCTGACCGTCTGCAGCGTATCGGCCGCGTTATTCCGAATGGAATCGCCTCCCTTTTGCAGCGAGGGGTCGATGCCATGGTTCGTCCGAGCTTTGGCAAGGTTAGCTTCGACTACAAGCTTAGTCGGTTCCTGTCTGGTATCGGCCTGCCACCAGACCGCGCGCATTGTTCGTGGCGCGTACTGTTCGACGGTAGCGAACGCAGCCGACTGTTCCACCCTGAACACCACCGGGCGATTGAGGCGGATCCCTTCCACTTTCACATCGCGCACTTCGCGGCTCTGGCTGACGTCCATTGGTTGGACCGGGCGCAATACGTCGACATTAAAACCTGGTTGGTCGACGATATCCTAGTCAAGGCGGATCGGATGAGCATGGCACACGGCCTCGAAGTGCGTTCCCCACTGCTCGACCACCGCCTAGTTGAGTTTGCGGCCGCGTTGCCGCCAGAATGGAAACTAAATGGCTTTCAAGGAAAGTGGCTTTTCCGGCGCTATCTCGGCAAACGGCTGCCCACGGTTGTCCTTGGTCGGCCCAAATCCGGATTCAACGCCCCGGTATCCCACTGGCTGGTCGGGTCGATGCGGGAGTTAGCTCGCGCCGCGACCGAATCACCAGCGCTGCGGGAGTGGGTCGAGCCGTCAGCGGTTGATATGTTATGGCGCGAACATGAAAGCCGCCGCCGTGATCACGGCTTCCGACTGTTCGCACTTATGTCCCTGGGACTGTGGCTCGAAAAAACCGCCGCTGCTTCCACCAGGCCCACGGCCGCACCATCATGA
- a CDS encoding radical SAM protein encodes MAKVLLINPSYRPSYGGAKASIVNPVMPTLGLATIAAMARDRGHKVEIYDLSFQPYDFMRVRDRIKTTSPDIVGITATTPLMNQLRDMSVLIKDISSQIMVVGGGPHPSALPEETLGESLLDAICIGESDYSFADICDGRPFSTIRGIWYRDEGGVVSTGMRAPIENLDELPMPAWDLYALRDYEGMSRLLCRRPPLAMAEFSRGCVFKCDFCASKITMAQGYRKKSPERCAEEVERLHRLGFREFMLADDIFTSDQEWAIAVCEAISRRAPRGIDMAWSCTNGIRVESANDRLFRTMRAAGCYRVSFGFETGNDQVLKKFGKGGRATIEQGKTAVRLARAANIDTSGFFLLGLSPDTEDSMMDTIRYAAELPLDLIKFGVTIGFPGTSMFADYAEKGLIRSYDWDDYFIYTDKPLFAHPNLDYDTIMRMMDIAYKKAILFNPGFIGRRFLRGIRTGEFFWDAYYALKFFLMPAIGEQLKTPYYARDRWPTWDYATRPPRPSRWQIVRKPALEKVA; translated from the coding sequence ATGGCGAAAGTTCTTCTGATCAATCCGTCCTACCGGCCGAGTTACGGCGGGGCCAAGGCTTCGATCGTAAACCCGGTCATGCCGACACTTGGGCTTGCGACTATCGCGGCCATGGCTCGCGACCGAGGGCATAAGGTTGAGATTTATGACCTGTCGTTTCAACCTTATGACTTCATGCGAGTACGTGACCGCATCAAGACGACGTCACCGGATATTGTTGGCATCACGGCGACGACACCGCTGATGAATCAGCTTCGCGACATGAGCGTATTGATCAAGGACATTTCCTCCCAAATCATGGTCGTCGGTGGCGGTCCGCATCCCTCGGCGCTGCCCGAAGAAACTTTGGGCGAATCCTTACTCGACGCCATTTGCATTGGCGAATCCGACTATTCGTTCGCGGATATTTGCGACGGTCGACCTTTTTCTACGATCAGGGGAATCTGGTATCGCGACGAAGGGGGTGTCGTATCCACTGGTATGCGCGCGCCGATCGAAAACCTGGACGAACTGCCGATGCCGGCATGGGACCTTTATGCTCTGCGCGATTACGAAGGGATGTCCCGCTTGCTTTGCCGTCGCCCGCCCTTGGCGATGGCCGAATTTTCACGCGGATGCGTTTTCAAGTGCGATTTTTGCGCGTCGAAGATCACCATGGCGCAGGGTTACCGCAAAAAAAGTCCCGAACGTTGCGCGGAGGAAGTGGAGCGGCTTCATCGCCTGGGATTCCGGGAATTCATGTTGGCCGACGATATTTTCACGTCCGACCAGGAGTGGGCGATTGCGGTTTGCGAGGCGATCTCCCGCCGCGCGCCTCGGGGTATCGACATGGCATGGTCGTGCACGAATGGCATTCGGGTCGAAAGTGCCAATGACCGCCTATTTCGGACCATGCGCGCCGCTGGGTGCTATCGGGTGTCGTTCGGCTTTGAAACCGGGAACGACCAGGTCCTGAAAAAATTTGGGAAAGGCGGACGAGCCACTATCGAGCAGGGCAAGACCGCCGTGCGCCTTGCCCGCGCCGCGAATATCGACACGTCCGGTTTTTTTCTGCTCGGACTTTCGCCTGACACTGAAGACAGCATGATGGATACGATCCGCTATGCCGCCGAGCTTCCGCTCGACTTGATCAAATTCGGCGTCACCATTGGGTTTCCAGGCACCAGCATGTTCGCCGATTACGCGGAAAAGGGGTTGATCCGGTCCTACGATTGGGACGATTACTTCATCTATACCGACAAACCGCTGTTCGCGCATCCGAACCTCGATTACGACACCATCATGCGGATGATGGACATCGCCTATAAGAAAGCGATTCTCTTCAATCCGGGATTTATCGGCCGGCGATTCCTGCGCGGAATCCGCACCGGCGAGTTTTTCTGGGACGCTTATTACGCCCTCAAGTTCTTTCTGATGCCGGCGATCGGTGAGCAACTCAAGACACCCTATTACGCCCGCGACCGTTGGCCAACGTGGGATTATGCCACTCGTCCGCCGCGACCCTCACGCTGGCAGATCGTGCGCAAACCGGCCCTGGAAAAGGTCGCCTGA
- a CDS encoding class I SAM-dependent methyltransferase — translation MTAANREFIRSVLSAVIETDRTGLLIDNRARGLTGISGLKTVGLLQRLQRLFAADADACYLEIGVFQGLTLISAALEAPTMPCFGVDNFRILDPEGKNLSIVRERIAAFAVTNARLLNMDFEVALENLEDHLGGRRIAVYFVDGPHDYRSQIVCLLLAKKFLHKKAVIIIDDANYADVRMATRDFLLGHSEFRMVFEAYTPDHPMHLDAVTKAQAESGWLNGVNVLVRDANGLLPPMLPEVPADRSLYFNEWLTHRARLAELAPEALALADAVTRKDEVSERTARARLEAAYAIARSLFEERHSDRNVVSRGLTEGRINRLKSGSK, via the coding sequence ATGACAGCGGCAAACCGGGAATTCATACGAAGCGTTCTGTCCGCCGTCATTGAAACCGACCGCACCGGACTCTTGATCGACAATCGCGCCCGTGGTCTCACCGGCATTTCCGGATTGAAGACGGTTGGCTTGCTGCAGCGCCTGCAGCGGTTGTTCGCCGCCGATGCGGATGCATGCTACCTCGAGATCGGCGTCTTCCAAGGTTTGACCCTCATATCTGCGGCACTGGAAGCGCCTACAATGCCGTGCTTTGGCGTGGACAATTTTCGTATTCTCGATCCCGAGGGGAAAAACCTCTCGATCGTGCGGGAACGGATTGCGGCGTTCGCGGTGACGAATGCACGGCTTCTGAACATGGATTTCGAAGTTGCCCTGGAAAACCTCGAAGATCATCTCGGCGGGCGAAGGATCGCCGTCTATTTCGTCGATGGTCCGCACGATTATCGCAGCCAAATCGTATGTCTGCTGCTTGCCAAGAAGTTCCTGCACAAGAAGGCTGTGATCATCATCGATGACGCGAACTACGCCGACGTGCGCATGGCGACACGGGATTTTCTACTCGGGCATTCTGAGTTTCGGATGGTGTTCGAGGCTTATACTCCCGATCACCCCATGCATTTGGATGCCGTGACCAAAGCCCAGGCAGAGAGCGGATGGCTGAACGGAGTCAATGTTTTGGTGCGTGATGCCAACGGTCTTCTGCCGCCAATGCTGCCCGAGGTGCCCGCCGACAGGTCCCTGTATTTCAATGAATGGCTGACTCATCGCGCGCGTTTGGCGGAACTGGCGCCCGAGGCTCTGGCATTGGCGGATGCTGTCACGCGCAAGGATGAGGTCTCCGAGCGCACGGCGCGGGCGCGACTCGAGGCCGCGTATGCGATCGCGAGATCTCTTTTCGAGGAACGGCATTCGGACCGCAACGTCGTCAGCCGTGGCTTGACGGAAGGACGGATCAATCGGCTTAAAAGCGGAAGTAAATGA
- a CDS encoding glycosyltransferase family 2 protein has product MISVVIPAFNEERAVHATVESVRSVLAKIDARNAEVIVVDDGSSDRTAAEAERAGARVIRKPQNIGYGHSLKIGILAANNDTIVITDADGTYPAESIPDLLEQYRKGFDMVVGSRTGKFYRESWLKAPLRRVLQTLVEFTAGRAIPDVNSGLRVFSRRTIMQFFDHLSDAFSFTTSATLAYMLRRKYVEYVPIPYNQRIGSTKVRLFRDSLRTLQYITQAILFYNPLKIFLVLVFALVVGAGVLLLLGLFGFGFASTLAIQCLISAALLFAIGMLADLIRQMGIRPDNRD; this is encoded by the coding sequence ATGATTTCCGTCGTCATCCCCGCCTTCAACGAAGAACGCGCCGTTCACGCGACCGTGGAGAGCGTGCGGTCCGTCCTGGCCAAAATCGACGCCAGAAACGCGGAAGTCATAGTTGTCGACGACGGCTCGTCCGATCGCACGGCCGCAGAAGCCGAGCGTGCGGGCGCGCGCGTTATCCGCAAGCCCCAGAATATCGGCTACGGGCATTCGCTCAAAATCGGCATCCTCGCCGCGAACAACGACACCATCGTCATTACCGATGCCGACGGGACTTATCCCGCCGAATCGATTCCCGATTTGCTGGAGCAATATCGAAAGGGTTTCGACATGGTGGTCGGAAGCCGAACCGGAAAGTTTTACCGCGAATCGTGGTTGAAAGCCCCACTCCGCCGCGTCTTGCAAACGCTGGTCGAGTTCACAGCCGGTCGCGCTATTCCCGACGTCAATTCGGGTCTGCGCGTTTTTTCGCGCAGAACCATCATGCAGTTCTTCGATCACCTGTCGGACGCTTTCAGCTTCACGACGTCGGCGACGTTGGCTTACATGCTGCGCCGGAAATACGTCGAGTATGTGCCGATTCCCTATAACCAACGGATCGGCAGCACCAAGGTGCGATTGTTCCGGGATTCGCTCAGGACCCTGCAATACATCACGCAGGCGATCTTGTTCTATAATCCGCTCAAGATATTTCTTGTTCTGGTCTTCGCGCTTGTTGTCGGCGCGGGCGTCTTGTTGCTGCTCGGACTCTTCGGTTTTGGCTTCGCCTCGACCCTCGCTATCCAATGCCTGATCTCCGCGGCGCTGTTGTTCGCGATCGGCATGCTGGCCGACCTCATTCGCCAGATGGGAATCCGGCCTGACAACCGGGATTGA